The Trueperaceae bacterium genomic interval ACGACCCGGCCGCGGGGATCGTCGCTGGGCTCTTCCCCCAGCAGGATCCTCAGGAAGGTGGTCTTCCCCGCCCCGTTCGGTCCCAGCAGGGCAATGCGTTCCCCCTTGCGCACCGTGACGTCGACGTCCTCGAACAGGTCCTTGCCGAAGCTCTTGCTCAGGTGCGACGCCTGCAGGACGATCTCGCCCGAGAGACCGGCGTCGAAACGGAAGCGTGTCGTGCGCTCGCCGGGAGGCGCGTCCTCCAGCATCCCCGACTCGAACCGCTCGACACGCTTCTCCATCGCTTTGGCCCTACGGTGCAGCTTCTCGTTCTGTCCAGCCCACTGCTTCATCTGCCGGGCCGCGCTCTCGAGCCGTTCCAGTTCGCGGCGTTCGTTCGCCCGGGTGGCGGCTTCGATCCGCTCCTGCTCGGCCCTGGCCGCCCGGTAGCTGCTGGGGTTGCCGTCGTGCGTGCGCAACACGCCCAGAGATATCTCCGCGGTCGCCGAACAGGCCCCATCGAGGAAGGCCCGGTCGTGCGAGACGATGAGCGCGGCACCTGGATAGCGCGAGAGGTAGCCTTCGAGCCAGCCGCGCATCTCCATGTCGAGGTGGTTGGTTGGCTCGTCGAGGAGGAGCACATCGGGCTGGGTCATCAGCAGCCGAGCGAGGCCCAGCCGCGTCTTCTCTCCGCCCGAGAGGACGTGTGCCTCGTCGCCCTCGCGGCCCCGGAAGCCGAGGGCGTGCAGCACCATGTCGCGCCGCGCCCTCCTTTCGTAGCCGCCGCGTCGCTCGAAGCGCTCGTGCAGGGTTTCCCAGCGGCCGTAGGTCTCGGGATCGTCGAGGCCGAGCTTCTCGAGCTGCTGGAGCTGCGCCTCGAGCGCATCGAGGCCTGCGAAGGAGGCTTCACACAACTCGAGGACGCTCTGCCCCGGCTCCCCACCCGGGTCCTGTTCGAGCATGCCCAGC includes:
- a CDS encoding ABC-F family ATP-binding cassette domain-containing protein; its protein translation is MVLAALQSVDKYYGGQTVLENATLELRPLARTALIGRNGSGKSTILRLLAGLEQADGGQVYVRPQVGLGMLEQDPGGEPGQSVLELCEASFAGLDALEAQLQQLEKLGLDDPETYGRWETLHERFERRGGYERRARRDMVLHALGFRGREGDEAHVLSGGEKTRLGLARLLMTQPDVLLLDEPTNHLDMEMRGWLEGYLSRYPGAALIVSHDRAFLDGACSATAEISLGVLRTHDGNPSSYRAARAEQERIEAATRANERRELERLESAARQMKQWAGQNEKLHRRAKAMEKRVERFESGMLEDAPPGERTTRFRFDAGLSGEIVLQASHLSKSFGKDLFEDVDVTVRKGERIALLGPNGAGKTTFLRILLGEEPSDDPRGRVVFGSRVRVGYYDQELAGVDPQKTLIEEMIRLVGDTEAHNLLGNFLFPFDAQYKRIADLSGGERARLALLKLTLANCNLLVLDEPTNHLDVEMIEALEAALVQFEGTVLLVSHDRRFVSQTANLIWELADGSFEQYEGDLEFYLRKRDERRQPRAVTEEAEHTRSSGRTPGPSRWKLERKLEELERRVTGLEERIAELDETLARPDSLSAGEIAEAGRRHQELEEELIEAMASWEETQEALGERLAERG